A single Arachidicoccus sp. BS20 DNA region contains:
- a CDS encoding efflux RND transporter permease subunit: protein MWYSLGKFILKNRTILLIVLIASTVFMAYKASEVKMSYDFAKSIPTDNPKYIDYQNFLQQFGQDGNTMVVGISTDKLFTVDVFNRLNELQKNLRTCKGVTGVLSVSNTVNLIKNDSLQKFDAVNIFHAPYQNQNVLDSDKSAFLNLPFYRNLLYNPVTNAYLIAVTLDANVINSKARVSIIQGIEKPINEFEKQSGIKTYVSGLPYIRTVVSSKIAHELNWFLAGSFLLSAITLLLFFRSFSAMLMSLLVVAMGVVWSVGTMVLFGYKITLLTALIPPLIVVIGIPNCIYFLNKYHSVYKESNNKEASLVNMIGRMGVVTLFCNIAAAIGFAVFAFTSSDLLKEFGVVSGINIMMLFVISLIFIPSVLSFLPAPKPIQMRYLDNKTLTNVLLKIEKWTFHYTKFVYGITVLLIIFSVIGIVKMRSESHVVDDLPQSDKIYEDLKWFENNFNGVMPLDIVVDTKKKDGLFRNLKTIEKIDKFSAYMASQPNIAKPLSFVEALKFVRQSFYEGDSTYYGIPTDFDLPFMANYIKSLNSQSKNVAQSKSVLSSMLKSFIDTSKQKARISINMKDVGTLKLPEMLKNYQQKANEIFDTAHYKVTFTGTTITFLEGSTFIINGLKESIFWAFVLIAVAMLYLFRSARILLCSLIPNVIPLVVTAGVMGWVGISIKPSTVLVFSVALGIAIDVTIRFLVNYKQELPKYNDSVLETLKQTIRHTGISIIYTSLVLVAGFVIFCFSEFGGTKGLGWLTSLTLAIATLTNLVLLPVLIKSLSKKKSEP, encoded by the coding sequence ATGTGGTATAGCTTAGGAAAATTCATTCTCAAAAATCGAACGATACTTTTAATTGTTTTAATTGCTTCAACTGTTTTTATGGCTTATAAAGCGAGTGAAGTGAAAATGAGCTATGATTTTGCAAAATCCATCCCTACCGACAACCCTAAATATATCGATTATCAAAACTTCCTACAACAATTCGGGCAAGACGGAAACACAATGGTAGTGGGAATTTCAACAGATAAGCTCTTTACGGTTGATGTGTTTAACCGCTTGAATGAACTGCAAAAAAATCTGCGTACGTGTAAAGGTGTTACTGGTGTTCTAAGTGTCTCGAATACAGTCAATTTGATTAAAAATGATAGCCTGCAAAAATTTGATGCTGTCAATATTTTTCATGCGCCGTATCAAAATCAAAATGTTTTAGACAGCGACAAAAGTGCTTTTCTCAATCTTCCTTTTTATAGAAACTTATTATACAATCCCGTTACAAATGCTTATTTAATTGCTGTAACGTTGGATGCAAATGTCATAAATTCCAAAGCGCGTGTAAGTATCATTCAGGGAATTGAAAAACCGATTAATGAATTTGAAAAGCAATCGGGTATCAAAACTTATGTGAGCGGTTTGCCTTACATAAGAACTGTTGTGAGCAGTAAAATTGCGCATGAACTGAATTGGTTTCTCGCAGGTTCGTTCTTGCTTTCAGCGATTACCTTATTGTTGTTTTTCCGTTCGTTTTCTGCGATGTTAATGAGCCTTTTGGTAGTTGCAATGGGCGTTGTATGGAGTGTAGGCACAATGGTTTTGTTCGGTTACAAAATTACTTTGCTTACGGCTTTGATTCCACCGTTGATTGTTGTGATTGGAATTCCGAATTGTATTTATTTTTTAAACAAATACCATTCGGTTTATAAAGAATCGAATAATAAGGAAGCATCGCTTGTGAACATGATTGGGCGAATGGGCGTGGTTACTTTGTTTTGTAACATTGCGGCAGCAATCGGCTTCGCGGTATTTGCATTTACGAGCAGCGATTTGCTTAAAGAATTTGGCGTGGTTTCGGGCATCAATATTATGATGTTGTTTGTGATTTCATTAATTTTTATTCCTTCGGTTTTAAGTTTCTTGCCTGCGCCAAAGCCAATACAGATGCGGTATTTGGACAATAAGACATTGACAAATGTTTTATTGAAAATCGAAAAATGGACATTCCATTATACAAAATTTGTCTATGGAATAACTGTTCTTTTAATTATATTTTCCGTTATCGGAATTGTGAAAATGCGCAGTGAATCACACGTGGTGGACGACTTGCCACAGTCCGATAAAATTTATGAAGATTTGAAATGGTTTGAAAATAATTTTAACGGCGTGATGCCTTTGGATATTGTTGTGGACACGAAGAAGAAAGACGGTTTGTTCCGCAACCTGAAAACTATTGAAAAGATTGATAAGTTCTCGGCATACATGGCTTCGCAGCCCAATATTGCAAAGCCTCTATCTTTTGTGGAAGCCTTGAAATTTGTACGGCAAAGTTTCTACGAGGGCGACAGCACTTATTACGGCATACCTACGGATTTTGATTTGCCTTTCATGGCTAATTATATTAAATCATTGAACAGTCAATCGAAGAATGTAGCACAGTCGAAAAGCGTGTTGAGCAGTATGCTGAAAAGCTTTATCGATACCAGCAAACAAAAGGCGCGCATCAGCATCAATATGAAAGATGTAGGTACATTAAAATTGCCCGAAATGCTGAAAAATTATCAACAGAAAGCCAATGAAATTTTTGACACGGCGCATTATAAAGTTACATTTACCGGCACGACTATCACGTTTTTGGAAGGTTCAACTTTCATCATCAATGGATTGAAAGAAAGTATATTTTGGGCGTTTGTACTGATTGCGGTTGCAATGTTATACCTATTCCGTTCAGCGAGAATTTTATTGTGTTCATTAATTCCGAATGTTATTCCGCTCGTTGTAACGGCAGGTGTTATGGGTTGGGTGGGCATTTCCATAAAGCCCTCGACAGTATTGGTTTTCAGCGTTGCGCTCGGTATTGCGATTGATGTAACAATACGCTTTTTAGTCAATTATAAACAGGAGCTTCCTAAGTATAATGATAGCGTTCTTGAAACGTTAAAACAAACTATCCGCCACACAGGGATCAGTATTATTTATACGTCGCTCGTATTGGTTGCCGGCTTTGTGATTTTTTGTTTCAGTGAGTTTGGCGGGACAAAAGGTCTTGGATGGCTTACTTCGCTTACGCTTGCAATTGCAACATTAACCAACCTTGTATTGTTACCTGTGTTAATAAAATCATTGTCGAAGAAAAAGTCTGAACCGTGA
- a CDS encoding peptidase associated/transthyretin-like domain-containing protein: MRKIVFIIVLSFISIHTFAQSDYVYGKLIDSITLLPVQDVQVLNVNTGETDITNSKGLFLLKGHLNDTLSFVRIGYQTQRFVLAGNKAAQDTIQIILIPKTEELKSVTVSAYSYADYQADSTERRRSFEQSVGYAHHYFEGSNSGAGIGFSLDRLFSKKEKKKENAYRIYTQYEEQRYVDFRFNPIIVHSYTGLRGDSLQQFINRYQPSYKWLRSHKTSDDIFYYINDKMKELENKN, translated from the coding sequence ATGCGTAAAATCGTATTTATAATTGTTTTATCCTTTATTTCTATACACACTTTTGCGCAATCTGATTATGTGTATGGTAAATTGATTGACAGCATTACTTTATTGCCGGTACAGGATGTTCAGGTACTGAATGTGAATACAGGAGAAACAGATATAACCAATAGCAAAGGACTGTTTTTGCTGAAAGGTCATTTGAATGACACGCTTTCTTTTGTACGGATTGGATATCAGACACAACGCTTTGTACTTGCTGGAAATAAGGCAGCACAAGACACAATTCAGATAATATTGATTCCGAAAACAGAAGAACTCAAAAGCGTAACAGTATCGGCGTATTCCTATGCAGATTATCAGGCTGACAGTACAGAGAGACGACGAAGTTTTGAGCAGAGTGTGGGTTATGCACATCATTATTTTGAAGGATCCAATTCCGGTGCTGGTATTGGTTTTAGCCTGGACAGATTGTTCAGCAAGAAAGAAAAAAAGAAGGAAAATGCTTACAGGATTTATACGCAGTACGAAGAGCAACGGTATGTCGATTTTCGCTTTAATCCTATTATTGTGCACAGTTATACAGGCTTGCGCGGCGATAGTTTACAACAATTTATCAATCGCTATCAGCCAAGCTATAAGTGGCTTCGCTCGCACAAAACGAGCGACGATATTTTTTATTATATCAACGATAAAATGAAAGAGCTCGAAAACAAAAATTAA
- a CDS encoding sugar transferase, translated as MNEDVTLLKNKSKLTYLLIDYVAVVLVWLWLTYFRVGTEFDYAEGITTHLITLFLIVPFFWIFLFAVTGSYRDSIYEKSRFNELVKTFFQCLMGCSFLFFCYFLKKAGTYSYYFNALFIYGCLQFFIVYSFRLIQLSMAKSSIYAGRFYFKTVFIGNNGKVMNAYDELRNYFTILGYRIAGYISVEHRFVSRLSKEMKCVGYVENVESIIDEQKIEQVIIALEDSQQYLLQSLVSRLSEKDILIKIVPDSLDIIKGAVRTENVLNAPFISINTDIMPGWQYDIKMVFDKIAAVLSIIILSPLILFVAFRTWIANKGTIIYEQKRIGYKGKPFTMYKFQSMYKDAEKNGPQLAGINDARITGWGKIMRRWRLDELPQFWNILKGDMSFVGPRPERKYFIDKISEHNPYYKYLLKVKPGLTSWGMVRFGYASNVDELEERMKYDLMYIENASLMIDFKIMLHSLRIILLGKGK; from the coding sequence ATGAATGAAGACGTAACCTTACTGAAAAATAAATCGAAGCTAACCTATTTATTGATAGATTATGTTGCTGTAGTGCTCGTATGGCTTTGGCTCACTTATTTCAGAGTAGGAACTGAATTTGATTATGCCGAAGGCATAACAACGCATTTGATTACCTTGTTTTTAATCGTACCGTTTTTCTGGATTTTTTTGTTTGCTGTTACCGGTTCATACCGCGATTCCATTTATGAAAAATCCCGCTTTAATGAATTAGTTAAGACATTCTTCCAATGTCTGATGGGGTGTTCTTTTCTTTTCTTCTGCTATTTTTTGAAAAAAGCTGGAACTTATTCATATTATTTCAATGCGCTTTTTATTTATGGGTGCCTGCAGTTTTTTATTGTTTATTCGTTCAGGCTAATCCAGTTGAGTATGGCAAAATCATCTATATATGCCGGGCGTTTTTATTTTAAAACCGTTTTTATCGGCAATAATGGAAAAGTGATGAATGCTTATGACGAATTAAGAAATTATTTTACGATATTAGGATACAGAATCGCAGGATATATCTCCGTAGAACATCGTTTTGTTTCCAGATTGTCTAAGGAAATGAAATGTGTGGGATATGTTGAAAATGTGGAAAGTATCATTGATGAACAAAAGATAGAACAAGTAATTATTGCACTGGAAGATTCACAACAATATTTATTGCAATCGCTTGTAAGCCGGCTGAGTGAAAAAGATATTCTCATAAAAATTGTACCGGATAGCCTGGATATTATCAAAGGTGCAGTACGCACGGAGAATGTGTTGAATGCACCGTTTATTTCCATTAACACCGACATAATGCCCGGGTGGCAATATGATATAAAAATGGTTTTTGATAAGATTGCGGCTGTTTTGTCCATCATCATTTTAAGTCCGCTGATTTTATTTGTGGCGTTTCGTACCTGGATTGCTAATAAAGGGACAATTATTTATGAGCAAAAAAGAATAGGATACAAAGGCAAGCCTTTTACGATGTATAAGTTTCAGTCTATGTATAAGGATGCTGAAAAAAATGGTCCGCAACTCGCCGGCATAAATGATGCGCGTATCACGGGTTGGGGAAAAATTATGCGTCGCTGGCGGTTGGACGAGCTGCCGCAATTCTGGAATATTCTCAAAGGCGATATGAGCTTCGTAGGTCCGCGACCGGAAAGAAAATATTTTATCGATAAAATATCGGAACATAATCCGTATTACAAGTATTTGTTGAAAGTAAAGCCCGGCTTGACTTCGTGGGGAATGGTGCGTTTTGGTTATGCGTCAAATGTGGATGAACTGGAAGAGCGGATGAAATACGACTTGATGTATATAGAAAATGCTTCGCTGATGATTGATTTTAAAATAATGTTGCACTCTTTGAGAATTATTTTATTGGGAAAAGGGAAGTAA
- the murI gene encoding glutamate racemase, producing the protein MQAKQPIGVFDSGYGGLTILKDIKKLLPQYDYIYLGDNARAPYGTRSFETVYEYTLQAVKWFFEQGCPLVVLACNTASAKALRTIQQNDLPKIDNKKRVLGIVRPTSEVIGNFSTNKKIGVLATSGTVKSESYKIEINKFFPDVEVVQKACPIWVPLVEYGEYATEGADFFVKKYLDELLQTEPDIDTILLACTHYPLLLKWIEKNISSGIKVISQGGIVAESLKDYLYRHPEMESKISKNGTLDFYTTDEEEGFTKQANIFYGKPFKAKQVHLSEP; encoded by the coding sequence ATGCAAGCAAAGCAACCAATTGGCGTTTTTGATTCGGGGTACGGCGGATTGACGATATTGAAAGATATTAAAAAACTACTGCCGCAATACGATTATATTTATCTCGGCGACAATGCGCGCGCGCCTTACGGAACACGCAGCTTTGAAACCGTTTATGAATACACTTTGCAAGCCGTGAAATGGTTTTTCGAGCAAGGTTGTCCGCTTGTTGTGCTTGCGTGCAACACCGCATCGGCAAAGGCTTTGCGCACCATTCAGCAAAATGATTTACCGAAAATTGATAATAAAAAACGTGTTTTAGGAATTGTAAGACCGACAAGCGAAGTGATTGGAAATTTTTCTACAAATAAAAAAATAGGCGTACTTGCAACAAGCGGAACTGTAAAATCGGAATCGTATAAAATTGAAATCAACAAATTTTTCCCCGATGTGGAAGTTGTCCAAAAGGCTTGCCCCATTTGGGTTCCATTGGTTGAGTATGGCGAATATGCGACCGAAGGCGCAGATTTTTTTGTGAAAAAATATTTGGATGAATTGCTGCAAACCGAGCCGGACATTGATACGATTTTATTGGCTTGCACGCATTATCCTTTATTATTAAAATGGATTGAGAAAAATATATCAAGCGGTATAAAAGTAATTTCGCAAGGCGGTATTGTTGCAGAAAGCCTGAAAGATTATTTGTATCGTCATCCTGAAATGGAAAGTAAAATTTCCAAAAACGGAACACTTGATTTTTATACAACGGACGAAGAAGAAGGCTTTACAAAGCAGGCGAATATTTTTTACGGCAAACCTTTTAAAGCGAAGCAAGTGCATTTGTCTGAACCATGA
- a CDS encoding Gfo/Idh/MocA family protein: protein MKLKVGVFGTGHLGKFHLNNWKEIEGVELVGFYEPDDATAKDVEQKYKLKRFISPEALIEKLDVADIVAPTNHHFELCEAAIRKGRHVFVEKPLAHTLDEARKLIAMIREANVKVQVGHVERFNPAYIAAKNFELNPMFIEVHRLAQFNPRGTEVSVILDLMIHDLDIILSLVKSDVKHISASGVCVLTDTPDIANVRIEFNNGCVANLTASRISMKKMRKMRLFQKDAYIGIDFLEKKTEIIKMKEDSDKDAFSFDIDTPKGEKKTIAIANPVVKDSNAIKDELQSFVYSIIDNKPVVVSEIDGYLAMEVAHKILDTIGKNGVVSVH from the coding sequence ATGAAATTAAAAGTTGGCGTATTTGGAACGGGACATTTGGGCAAGTTTCATTTGAATAACTGGAAAGAAATTGAAGGCGTTGAACTCGTAGGTTTTTACGAACCTGACGATGCAACGGCAAAAGATGTGGAACAAAAATATAAGCTGAAAAGATTTATTTCGCCTGAAGCGTTGATTGAAAAGCTCGATGTGGCGGACATTGTAGCGCCTACCAATCATCATTTTGAACTGTGCGAAGCGGCAATACGAAAAGGCAGGCACGTGTTTGTGGAAAAGCCTTTGGCACATACTTTGGACGAAGCGCGCAAGCTAATTGCTATGATTCGCGAAGCAAATGTAAAAGTACAAGTAGGTCATGTAGAGCGTTTCAATCCTGCATATATTGCCGCGAAAAATTTTGAATTGAACCCGATGTTTATCGAAGTGCATCGTTTGGCGCAGTTCAATCCGCGCGGTACAGAAGTGAGCGTGATACTCGATTTGATGATTCACGATTTGGATATTATTCTCAGTCTTGTAAAAAGCGATGTGAAACACATCTCTGCAAGTGGCGTGTGTGTATTGACCGACACGCCCGACATTGCGAACGTGCGTATTGAATTTAACAACGGTTGTGTTGCCAATCTTACTGCGAGTCGCATCAGCATGAAGAAGATGCGCAAGATGCGTTTGTTTCAGAAAGATGCTTACATCGGTATCGATTTTCTTGAGAAGAAAACAGAAATTATCAAGATGAAAGAAGACTCGGACAAAGACGCTTTCAGCTTTGATATTGATACGCCGAAAGGCGAAAAGAAAACCATTGCTATCGCAAATCCTGTGGTCAAAGATTCCAACGCGATTAAAGACGAATTGCAATCTTTCGTATATTCAATCATCGACAATAAACCTGTGGTCGTGAGCGAAATTGATGGTTATCTGGCAATGGAAGTAGCGCACAAAATTCTGGACACAATCGGCAAGAACGGCGTAGTGAGTGTTCATTAA